A portion of the Nyctibius grandis isolate bNycGra1 chromosome 31, bNycGra1.pri, whole genome shotgun sequence genome contains these proteins:
- the EBI3 gene encoding interleukin-27 subunit beta, with protein MKWLWVVAFVAPACTVPYNGTAGSTGDGGRCALQHGTLGTEVLLRCPAAAGGAAEWRRGGTVLGTYPAPGLALPNASLADEGHYSCHHPGTGETWATVCLRLGYPPVPPAIECWAISYPQAVNCSWVLAPDPLLDTDFVATYRHGVWGAVERGECVHTGPRSCSFGDVQMFSLTPYEVNVTAMNPLGAASGLLPFLLESIIKPDPPEDLRVSPIPGETKKLLLEWSPPGSWPFPEYFPLKYRIRYAQEESSITKTIGPYEQTSYTLTGVQPGTLHHVQVAAKDVTDSGEFSAWSAPASGTPWTEP; from the exons ATGAAGTGGCTTTGGGTGGTGGCTTTTGTGGCACCTGCCTGCACCGTTCCCTACAACGGCACGGCGGGCAGCACGGGGGACGGAG gCCGCTGTGCCCTGCAGCATGGCACCCTGGGCACCGAGGTGCTGCTGCGGTGCCCGGCAGCAGCGGGGGGGGCAGCTGAGTGGCGCCGGGGGGGGACCGTACTGGGGACGTATCCTGCACCGGGGCTGGCCCTCCCCAACGCCAGCCTGGCCGATGAGGGCCACTACAGCTGCCACCACCCTGGCACCGGCGAGACCTGGGCCACCGTCTGCCTGCGGCTGGGCT acCCCCCTGTGCCACCTGCCATTGAGTGCTGGGCCATCAGCTACCCGCAGGCAGTGAACTGCTCCTGGGTCCTGGCCCCCGACCCGCTGCTGGACACTGACTTCGTGGCCACGTACAG GCACGGCGTTTGGGGTGCCGTGGAGAGGGGCGAGTGCGTGCACACGGGGCCGCGGAGCTGCTCCTTCGGGGACGTGCAGATGTTCTCCCTCACCCCCTACGAGGTGAACGTGACAGCCATGAACCCGCTGGGCGCTGCCTCCGgcctcctgcccttcctcctgGAGAGCATCA TAAAGCCGGACCCCCCCGAGGACCTGCGGGTCTCACCCATCCCCGGGGAGAccaagaagctgctgctggagtgGAGCCCGCCGGGGTCCTGGCCCTTCCCAGAATATTTCCCGCTGAAATATCGCATCCGCTATGCCCAGGAGGAGAGCTCCATCACCAAAACG ATTGGGCCGTATGAGCAGACATCTTACACCCTGACGGGAGTGCAACCCGGGACCCTCCACCACGTTCAAGTGGCCGCAAAGGACGTCACGGACTCGGGGGAGTTCAGCGCCTGGAGCGCGCCGGCCTCGGGGACGCCCTGGACGGAGCCATGA